The sequence aaaataaaaagtaatactcttagcataaaaagtaatactttttcatggatgacccaaataagagatccgtctcacaaaatacgacccgtgagatcgtctcatacaagtttttgccaattttCGATATTTTATACTCTTAATTtcaacttaaattaaattttctatgaaattaaatatgatcaatatatttatatcttaaaggagaagttggtgaaaaatccccaatcaaaacatttctttggatTCACTCCCTATCCACAAAaatgtggtactatgtcatacaaattgtgatACATTTCATGTgcaaatgtggtactaaaaaataTCCAGGAATTGAACGCAACAAAAACGATTGCCTGAAATTCAATTTCCCGTATCTTTAAAGACAGGCTCTCTCTCTACGTCAGGCATTGGAAGTTGGAACCCGTTTTGTCTTGAAATTCTTCCGACCTCGtcgcttttttttttcttgtgtttttctACTATTTTTCTTCCCATTTCTTATTTTTACGTAGATCTGAAAACCCTCAACCTTAGTGTCAAAAAGACAACCTCAAATCGTTGTTTCTTGTCTCCGCAATCAAATTTGAGTTCAACTGAGTCAATTAGATGGCCGGCCGTTACGATCCTAATCCTTTTGATGAGGAAGAAGTTAATCCATTCTCTGTAAGTTCTCTGCATAAACACTCCCACTATATTGTTTGTTAGACGAAAAGGTTTCCTTCTTAATTGCTGGACTGAGGAGTTTGAGTTTGACGAGGGTTTTTGATAAAGTTGAGTCTTTGGTTGTGATGAGTTGAATATTGTTTTGGTGGGTTTGGTTCTGTTATCAGAGGTACGAGTTTGTTTGACTTTATGGCTGGAACCAATATCTTGCCGTGTCAGTTGGAAAGGATTAGAAGTTGAAGCCTGTAGCTGATTCTCCAACATGAGATTTATGGTAGAATAAAATTTGGAAGTGGCCGGTGCCATTAGGGTTTTAGTAGTGTTACTGACACGATTTTGGTGGTGCCTCATAAGCTTTCACTTGTGTGGCGGGTAGTGATGTGTAGAATGAGGTGGTGGAGTGGAATATTTGGGGTGAAGATTGAGACTTGAGTGGCCTGGGTGGCTTCATTATTTGCATTTTCAGAAGTTGGGTTCTACTGGGAGCTTTGAGAGTTGGAAAAACTAGGGGAGGACTGGGTTGGGGAACTGCATTGAAGGCATATGTGAACATTTCACGATTCTACTGGGCTGAACATTAGTTAATCTACCAAGTTACGTccaaattttttatgtcaaactTTTTCAGAAGAGAGAACTACCTTATAGTTATTGATATTAATGTGAGGGGCTTGAGCGGGCGGCTTTAATCTCTTTGATATGTGTGAGTCAGTTTTATTAATGGAGTAGAATTGGAAAGCCTTTTTTTTGTTGGTAGTGTTTATGCATTTGATAATTTTGTTTTCTGAAACTAGGATGGAGGGGCTAGAGGAAAAGGAACGAGTCAATCGAATTTCAGTGGTGGTGCATTTTACACGACGGTTAGTTCATCTTTATTTTGATTCCTTGTTGTTAAAGGGTCtcgcacaaattttgtgacttTAGATCCGTAAATTCATGACTTGAAACGAGACAATGTATTAGATCAATTGTCAATCTAGTCCTTGCCATTTTTTCCGCCTTTTGCAGTCTTTTGCTAATGTTTGTCTACTTAATTTCTGCACATCGTATAACTTTAAAGATGCTCCTTTTACActaaattgtgtttttctttgcTTTCAGAGTTCTGGTAGTGTTCCTCCGGTGACAAATTCAAGGCTTTCACCCCTTCCTCCAGAACCTGCTGATTTCTACAATCCTACTGCCCCTGTTGATATTCCGCTTGATAGTGCTGGGGTGCAACTTTTTACTTGCTGAACACGATACCTCATTGTTTCTTTGGTGGTTCTTGATACTCGAACTTTCATCTTCTAATCAAAGTAAATTTCAATTGCAGGATTTGAAGAAGAAAGAGAGAGAGCTGCAGGCGAAGGAAGCTGAATTGAAAAGGAGGGAACAGGTTTGTAAGACATTGATTTAAATACATTTCATCTTACTCACTGATTCTCTACAACGTTTCCAAAATGATACAATTATATGACATTGCATgagaattttatgaaaaaaccCTTTCCAAAGGGAGgcaattgtaatatttttatttgagaatGTTATGAGTTTACTGCTTTCTGGTAACCATTCAATTGGTCGTACCGTGATTCTGGATACAATGGAAAACCAAACCATGGTAATTTCTATATTTCGCATACTTGATGAAGGAATCCAGATTTCCTACTTCTGTGTGGAAGAACAGTaacaaatttgtttttgttttgtcgAGTAGGAAGTAAAACGGAAAGAAGAGGCTGCTGCACGGGGTAATATGTCTCTGCTCTAGTGTTGTTCTTATTTCTTATTTCCTCTGCAATGCACTTTATCAACCATGAAACATACTTTACCTTGTTTAGCTAGGAAAATAGACTTAATAgaccatatatttttttactatcATAACAAAATTGTGTTAGATGCATAAATTGCAGGATGCATGTCCGATTTTACCCGACAAAATAGGATAACGGTGAACGTGTTTTTTCTTTTGCAAGTGAAAAATTTTCTGGATGTCTCAAGTAATTTCTGGTTTCTTTACAGCTGGTATTGTTATTGAGGAGAAAAACTGGCCTCCATTTTTTCCTATTATTCACCATGATATCGCAAATGAAATACCAATTCATTTACAGAAGCTGCAATATGTCGCCTTCACAACCTTTTTGGGTATGTCAAATTGCAAGTTGaagctttcttgttttcttgttaTGTGCAACTATGCTATTTTAGTCCCATGATTGTTCTCtctcaataaaatttattaatagtAGAACTTTGTTGAGGATAGAAAGTTGGTTTGTTTTACTGAAGTGGAAGCTTCTTATCTGATAATAAGTGTGTGTAAGGAAATGGTAAAGATATTTTTACCAGCATTAATTGGGTGACCTTTTACTTTCTCAACTTGAGGTATCAGATTTTTTTCACATCAAAGTTTGTGAACTATTTAAGACAATGTTCATTTGTGCTTGACAAGGATATAACTTCAACTTTGGTTTATGTTCTTTATGTTGCTGAAATAGTTTAAGCAGAAAAATGATTCATCCAGGACTTACTTTCAGAATTGATCAAATTGCTTAGATTTGTTCTTAGGTTACTTTATCAAAAGTTGTCAAATACATTGATAGAGAAAAGTGATGTTTAACTTTGGTGCAACCTTAAGGTTGACCAGGTTTTCTCCCTGtgttttttttgcatttttctttGGTCATGAATCCTTTTTCGGTAGAGGTTATTGGAGAGATTTTGGTATATTTCGCACTGGTTagatttatcaaattttataatgtGTGATTTCCTTTTGTATCGAAAGGTTTTAATTGTCTTGAGATGTTTGAACTGCAAGATTCCTCCTTTATCTTTTCGATATGACTTATATTAATGGTCACTGGTATGATGATGTATTGGTGGTGATAGGACTCTCCTTTTGTCTTCTATGGAATTTGATAGCTGTGACTACTGCGTGGATTAAACAGGGAGGTTTGTATTcaagttttattattattaattattgttgtAGCAGGTTTCTGGATTCAATGTTCCTAACTTAATCTTCTGGCTTCTAGATGCAAAGATATGGTTTCTTGCCATTATCTACTTCATATCTGGGGTTCCCGGAGCTTATGTGTTATGGTATCGTCCACTCTACCGTGCTTTTAGGTACGTACATCCATTCTTTTGCAAAACCTGCATGTACGATTTTGAATTTGCATAGTTTCCTTTTGTATTTAATAACACGGAAAATACAGAAGGTTAAGGCTGCAAACATGTTCATCATGTgacttaaaatgattttattttgacatgttTTTACTATTTGGGAAAATGAAATGGTGCAAATTGCAATGACTAGTAtatcattcaatcatataatctTTGAAATTATCGTTCAATGAACTACAGATGTTATCAAGAATGGATGAAAAATCGCTGATGTCTGTAGTTTAACTTACCATCTGTGTTATATTTGCAGAAATGAAAGCGCTATGAAGTTTGGGTGGTTTTTCTTGTTTTACTTGGTAAGTTTTCTCAATTACTTGCCATGACTTCTATCTTTCGCAACCAACTAAATGATTACTTTTTGTTTTATCCATTTATAGCTTCACATTGGCTTCTGCATCTTTGCCGCTGTTGCGCCTCCCGTAGTTTTTAGAGGAAAATCTCTGGCGTGAGTTTGCTTTCTATTATATATTGCTAGTTTgctattgttttatttaatttttaagtccACTTATTAGCTTTTTCAATTTATTACCTTCAAGTTTTAATTGTGTCTGTTCAGAGGTATTCTTCCGGCTGTTGACCTCATAGGCAAGCATATACTGGTTGGGGTAAGTTCAATCTCCAGTAGACTGTGTTTATGGATGCGACTCTATTTGTAATACTGTTCTAGTTTAGTCACCTTACAAAATATGCTTCCCTTGGTACTAACTTTTTATTTCTTTGGTTTAGATTTTCTACTTCATTGGGTTCGGATTATTTTGCCTCGAGTCAGTTCTCAGCATTTGGGTTATTCAGGTCTAACATGTTTTCTTATTCTTTTGTACTGTTGTatcgattttcttgaaaatattgagAGATCACCATAGCATGGTATAATCTGTATTATTTACTGTTGTTGACTTCTCGTTTTTCAGCAAGTATACATGTATTTCCGAGGCAGTGGTAAAGCCGCTGAGATGAAACGTGAAGCTGCAAGGGGCGCCCTTAGAGCTGCAATCTAACATATCGATCATGATTCCTTGAGAATCCCAGAAAATCTACTCGACTCTGCTGATTTGGGATACTGTTCTGTGCAAGCTCTTGGGGGAAGAGGTTCTGCAGAGGAAATTTGTGTATGTAAAGCTTATTCAATGATGTATTGATGAGTGTTCTttacttgatttgatttgatttaaatttttttttggttttgttttgtGAGAAGACTAGGAATACTGTTCTCGTTGTTAAAATCATTATTGTTTGTAGAATCATAGTTTGACATCTGTTCTTGATTTTGCTTCATTTTTGTCTGTATCAATTCATCGATGTGAGCCCTGAAACAAATGGATTTTTTCTGTTTTGTTTGTAGTAATATCTGAAAAATGGTTTTATAAATTAACTATGAATCTATGATGCATATATAAAACTAGATTAGAAATTTTATAATGATAGAGTTGACTCAAGgaattatgaaaatttgaaatagaATTATGGTTGCATGGATGAACATTGATAAAGATTGCTCACTTGAACATGTTAGATTCATCTTCtataatttttatgaatatttcaaaaaattcaacCGAATTTTATGGGGGTGTTTGATCTATGACTTGCCCAAGAGAGGTTGGCAACTTTCTACAAAGTATTCAAGACCAGCTGTTAATTTACATGATCATTTAATCTCAAGTCCGTGCTGAAATTATGTGAATGCTCCTGATAGTGTAGGACCAAACTTGCAATTACACATGATTCATAAATTAAAGGCTAGAAGAATTCCAGCTGGCATCAACGGACCCGATCATCTTCTCGTGTCAGCGAGCTCCAGATCAAGTCCTTCTAAGTACACACCTCTTGAAAAGTAGAGCGGATGACCTCCGGCATCACTTACGGCGCCACCAGTTTCTTGAACAATGACACCGGCTGCATGATCCTATATCTTTTCCACGTAACCTGATCGCGCGAACTTCATGAATATTTCGGCATCTCCTCTGGCTATGGCTGCATATTTCACCATTGAATAAAAACGTAATGGTTGGTTCCTGCAATTCATAAACTGAGGTTTCCACGCAGACTAATTTCTGgtacaaatcaaatcattaCTGTGATCCATGAACCGAAAGCAAGAAACTTGAATTTATAAAGATTTTgtacaaaattttgaattcgTGTTACGTCCGCATGTATGCTTGATGTATTGGAAGTTAAAGGCATAGAAGCCACAAAAAGAAAAGTTATAATGAAATAAGATCGACATCTGCAACAAAGGTGACAATCAAAGGCAAGGGAAGATCACACTGCTTCCGCACTTTGGAACTATGCTGGAAAACTGACGATGGGCTGAAAAAGCCCATTATTTTTAAAGGCCCTTTCAATTGGATGCTCTTATTGGGCTGTTTAGTTTGTTTTAAGGGCCACGATGAATCTGAATGAGCCCAATTATAATTGGATTTTCATGCCTTCAGAATTAAACGGAGCGACTGCACTGAATTGCCTCTTTCGAGTGGGCTTGGCGTTTAGGCGAGGCAGATTGCGTATCCTCTCGAAAAAAATGGCGGCCGGCGGCGGAGGAGCGGTGATAGAGATCAAATCAAAGGCTGAACTTGACAGTGCCATCGGCGGCGGAACTCCTGTGATTCTACACTTTTGGGCTTCGTGGTGCGATGCCTCCAAGCACATGGATCAAGTCTTCTCTCATCTCTCGACGGATTTCCCTCTCGCTCACTTTCTACGGGTATACAATATATCAATGTTGTGTATCGATACAGTTTTTGTCTGATTATTAACcttgaatatatttgaaattaagtCCTGCCCTAAATTTTTTTCCCCGGCATATTGATGTTAAAAATAAAGTACTATCAGGCAGTTGTTAGCTAATGATATTCTTTGGTTGTGTCGTTGAGAGGTGTTAAATCGACTTTGCTTGATTTACATTAGTTTCAAGTTCAAGTTGAAGAATTAAAAAAGAATTATGCAGTTATGGTAAACGCACTTTTTGACGTGAGTTACTAagatacaagtttttgtccaaAGTTTGAGGAGAACAAA comes from Primulina huaijiensis isolate GDHJ02 chromosome 5, ASM1229523v2, whole genome shotgun sequence and encodes:
- the LOC140976865 gene encoding secretory carrier-associated membrane protein 3-like; protein product: MAGRYDPNPFDEEEVNPFSDGGARGKGTSQSNFSGGAFYTTSSGSVPPVTNSRLSPLPPEPADFYNPTAPVDIPLDSAGDLKKKERELQAKEAELKRREQEVKRKEEAAARAGIVIEEKNWPPFFPIIHHDIANEIPIHLQKLQYVAFTTFLGLSFCLLWNLIAVTTAWIKQGDAKIWFLAIIYFISGVPGAYVLWYRPLYRAFRNESAMKFGWFFLFYLLHIGFCIFAAVAPPVVFRGKSLAGILPAVDLIGKHILVGIFYFIGFGLFCLESVLSIWVIQQVYMYFRGSGKAAEMKREAARGALRAAI